TTGCCCCAAGATAGCAGCAGGGGCAGCCTCCCCGCCGATAATGTAAGGTCCGTAAAAAAAGGCGATTTCATCCACCAGGCCGCTATCAAAAAAGCTTCCGTGTACGGTAGCCCCACCTTCAACCAAAATGCTCAAGATCCCTTGAGAAAGGGCTTTTTCTCCTAAGGCGTAAAGATCAATCATGCCTTCTTTTAGAGGAAGAGGCCAAACTTCGACACCAGCCTCCTCAAAGGCTTTAACCTTCTTTTTATCTACCTGTTCGGAACAGGCCAAGATGGTTTTGCCGCGTTTTTGCTGAAAAATCTTGTAAGTCAGGGGTAACGAAAGCTTGGTATCCAGAACAATGCGAATCGGATCACGCCCTCCTCGGATGCGACAGGTAAGGGAAGGATTATCAAGTATCACGGTATTTTTCCCCACCAAAATGGCATCACAAATGTTGCGCAGCCGGTGCCCAAAGCGCCTGGCCGCTTCTCCTGTTATCCATTTCGAATCACCTGTGCGAGTAGCAATACGGCCGTCAAGACTCATGGCAGCCTTGGCTATTATCCAGGCATATTTTTGGGTTACGGATTTCAAGAAAAAGCGGCAAAGAACGGCACATTCCTTTACAAGTACCCCTGTTACTACCTCTAAGCCCTTTTCCTTGAGGAATTCTGCTCCACCCTTTGCCTTAGGATTCGGATCCGGGCAACCAATGACCACTCTTTTTATTCCTGCCCTTAAGATGGCTTGAGTACAAGGAGGGGTGCGTCCCTGGTGATTACAGGGCTCTAAAGTAACGTAGATAGTGGCGCCGCGGGCCTCTTCCCCTGCTTCCCTTAAAGCGTGAACCTCGGCATGCGGCGTCCCTGCCTTGCGGTGATACCCCCTGCCAACGATTTGGCCATTTTTTACCACCACCGCCCCTACCGGGGGATTGGGAGAGGTGCGCCCAAGGCCTTTGCGCCCTTCCTGAAGGGCCTTGCGCATGAAAAACTCGTCTTCTTTACTTGCTTTAATTTCCATTTACCAAAGGGATCTTAAATGGTTGACTAGCTTTTCAATAGCAGCTTTTACCCTGGGAGAAATTTCCTCGGAAAACTCGTCTATGTTCTCCACTTCTATCAAATAGGCGGTGAGTTCTTTTGGCATTTCGTCTTTAAATACCACGTAACCGACTTCGATAATATGTCCCACGGTCATGGCATGGGTATTTACCGAAGAAACATGGGGCAGGCGCAACTCCTCGCCTTTTAGCTCAATAATAGTTCCTGGCTCTTTGCCCCACTGCGCGGCATCAATTAAAAAAGCTCGGCGGTAACCTCTAATTTTATCTAAAAGCTCAAACCCAGTAGTATAAAGTTCTACCAAATCCCAGGGACAACCAAGCTCACGCAGACCTGCCACTACTTCAAGCCCTGCCCGGTCGTCTTGGAGATAAGGGTTCCCTATGCCCACTAAAACAGTATCTGATTTT
The nucleotide sequence above comes from Thermodesulfatator atlanticus DSM 21156. Encoded proteins:
- the ribD gene encoding bifunctional diaminohydroxyphosphoribosylaminopyrimidine deaminase/5-amino-6-(5-phosphoribosylamino)uracil reductase RibD yields the protein MEIKASKEDEFFMRKALQEGRKGLGRTSPNPPVGAVVVKNGQIVGRGYHRKAGTPHAEVHALREAGEEARGATIYVTLEPCNHQGRTPPCTQAILRAGIKRVVIGCPDPNPKAKGGAEFLKEKGLEVVTGVLVKECAVLCRFFLKSVTQKYAWIIAKAAMSLDGRIATRTGDSKWITGEAARRFGHRLRNICDAILVGKNTVILDNPSLTCRIRGGRDPIRIVLDTKLSLPLTYKIFQQKRGKTILACSEQVDKKKVKAFEEAGVEVWPLPLKEGMIDLYALGEKALSQGILSILVEGGATVHGSFFDSGLVDEIAFFYGPYIIGGEAAPAAILGQGAAYLKDAFRLSSFSLKRLGDSFLVSGFLTDPLKLQ
- a CDS encoding hydrogenase maturation protease — its product is MEKDTLKSDTVLVGIGNPYLQDDRAGLEVVAGLRELGCPWDLVELYTTGFELLDKIRGYRRAFLIDAAQWGKEPGTIIELKGEELRLPHVSSVNTHAMTVGHIIEVGYVVFKDEMPKELTAYLIEVENIDEFSEEISPRVKAAIEKLVNHLRSLW